A section of the Castanea sativa cultivar Marrone di Chiusa Pesio chromosome 12, ASM4071231v1 genome encodes:
- the LOC142618293 gene encoding rhodanese-like domain-containing protein 4A, chloroplastic, giving the protein MFLMESLSMVVSSCPLKTQKPCSSKPISTCHFLASHKPHFPTNKTPLQNHPLLLQTSHLAPLFQNLTKTQLSLTLINLLTPLPCFASEPVVSDKINLESVLLAIDDFFNRNPFFVAGCTFIWLIVIPLTDEFFLRKYRFISAIDAFRKLRDDPNVQLLDIRDNKTVKYLRSPNLKILNKGVVQVQYSEGDEDGFVKKVLQSFGDLSSTVVCVLDNFDGNSMKVAELLFKNGFKEAYAIRGGVRGDKGWLAIQDSLLPPSVHIYPKKKVKTSQQLRMNGVIQQTKDENGSASSANIPIEEKWINDGHLNKTTESQ; this is encoded by the exons ATGTTCCTCATGGAGTCTCTTTCCATGGTCGTCTCATCTTGTCCACTCAAAACCCAGAAACCATGTAGCTCTAAGCCCATTTCCACTTGCCATTTTTTAGCTTCTCATAAACCCCATTTCCCCACCAACAAAACCCCTCTCCAAAACCATCCTCTGCTTCTCCAAACCTCTCATTTGGCTCCCCTGTTTCAAAATCTAACAAAAACCcaactctctctcactctaatCAACCTCCTCACTCCTCTTCCTTGCTTTGCTTCTGAACCTGTTGTCTCTGACAAAATTAACCTGGAGTCAGTGTTACTTGcgattgatgatttttttaacaGGAACCCATTTTTTGTTGCTGGGTGTACTTTTATTTGGCTGATTGTCATACCTCTAACTGACGAGTTTTTCTTAAGAAAATACAGGTTCATTTCTGCCATTGATGCATTTAGGAAACTCAGGGACGACCCCAATGTTCAGCTCTTGGATATTAGGGACAATAAGACTGTGAAGTATTTGAGGTCTCCAAATTTGAAGATACTGAACAAGGGTGTGGTCCAAGTTCAGTATTCTGAGGGAGATGAAGATGGGTTTGTGAAGAAGGTCTTGCAAAGTTTTGGGGATTTGTCAAGTACTGTGGTCTGTGTTCTGGACAA TTTTGATGGCAATTCCATGAAAGTGGCTGAGTTATTGTTCAAGAATGGTTTCAAAGAGGCCTACGCAATCAGAGGTGGGGTCAGAGGCGACAAAGGGTGGTTG GCAATACAGGATTCTCTTTTGCCTCCTTCGGTGCATATCTATCCCAAGAAGAAGGTTAAAACTTCTCAACAACTTAGGATGAATGGAGTTATTCAGCAAACCAAAGATGAAAATGGTTCTGCCTCTTCTGCTAATATCCCTATAGAAGAAAAATGGATAAATGATGGTCATCTGAACAAGACAACAGAATCCCAATAG
- the LOC142620716 gene encoding uncharacterized protein LOC142620716, whose translation MFYDELEPDDESPALGTLGAPVLEEEERGSTHDLRNLLERKRQKSDPNSSGSWKFVVVREPGGREEIPKELVQDAQIQPENELIEINLGAELGSQKPVFISNQLTTQEKEQLVALLQKYMDVFTWTYDEMPGLDPELVVHSLNVDPGVKPVVQPARVFHTDVEAQITQEVKKLLAARFIKPIQHPKWLSNIVPMKKKNGQIYCYVDFRNLNKACPKDKFPLPNIDLLMDSTAGSSMFSFMDGYSGYNQIRMASKDAEKTAFRTLIGNFYYTVMPFGLRNAGATYQRTMTAIFHDMMHKEMEDYVDDIVVKSKTRTRHLQVLEQVSERCRKYKLRMNPMKCAFGVFAGKFLRFLVHHKGISVDPTKVMAITTIKRPTTYDIGIRTPRAVKSQAIANLLAQFPGSKECSLSEEIPREVAVIELPGKKWTMRFDRSATATLNGLGIVFSCEDGDTLPLSFKLGFPCSNNAVEYKAYLTGLTIALAIGVKHIRVLGDSNLVVSQVKGDFALREQSLATYKTWAQRLEQKFQTFSIKYTQRSESRFADALATLGSQMSIKGKNTLIRVSRQEHSIIEVLQRMFSEELEQQDWKNEVKEKIKGSGCEGSIKELKDYTMIEGELYRRLLRGILSKCIDEKEGRVRLEELHSETCGVAEKISLYRIMQCMGYYWPNMNKEAATIQKKCQRCLPSMDKEKSYVVFVTEDWRTPFMEYLAQGILPTDRTLAHQLKKLVVRYFLQNGILFNKGYSGDPLRYLGPKEAREVVREVHSGDYEGHLGKRKLYKSSVKTATGFSPFSLVYGTEAISPVELFVPTPRVVLEENQGDTEDTSNEKRLANLEGIEKERELARRRSQRYQQRMTRVYAQAVCPRAFTER comes from the exons ATGTTCTATGATGAGTTGGAACCGGATGACGAGAGCCCCGCGCTAGGGACTCTAGGAGCACCTGTCCTAGAGGAAGAGGAAAGAGGTAGTACCCATGATCTGAGAAAccttttggagagaaaaaggcaaaaaagtGATCCCAACTCCTCGGGATCCTGGAAATTTGTTGTAGTACGAGAACCCGGAGGAAGG GAAGAAATCCCTAAGGAACTAGTTCAAGACGCCCAAATTCAGCCTGAAAATGAGCTAATAGAAATAAACTTGGGAGCCGAACTAGGATCCCAGAAGCCTGTCTTCATCAGCAATCAGCTAACAACGCAAGAAAAGGAGCAATTAGTAGCCCTACTCCAGAAATACATGGATGTGTTCACATGGACCTATGATGAGATGCCCGGTCTAGATCCAGAGTTAGTGGTCCATTCTCTCAATGTGGATCCAGGAGTTAAGCCAGTAGTCCAACCAGCAAGGGTCTTTCACACTGATGTAGAAGCACAGATAACCCAAGAAGTCAAGAAATTACTGGCAGCTAGATTCATCAAACCCATCCAACATCCCAAGTGGCTTTCCAACATAGTAcccatgaagaaaaagaatggccaAATTTATTGCTACGTAGACTTCCGCAACCTAAACAAGGCATGCCCAAAAGACAAGTTCCCTCTACCTAATATTGATCTCCTTATGGACTCAACCGCGGGGAGCTCTATGTTCTCATTTATGGATGGGTATAGTGGGTACAACCAAATCCGCATGGCTTCCAAGGATGCAGAAAAGACAGCATTCAGGACCCTAATTGGGAATTTTTATTATACTGTGATGCCCTTTGGCCTCAGAAATGCAGGGGCCACATACCAGCGAACCATGACGGCCATCTTCCACGACATGATGCACAAGGAAATGGAAgattatgtggatgatattgtGGTGAAGTCAAAAACTAGGACAAGACACCTCCAGGTACTTGAACAAGTTTCTGAAAGATGCAGGAAATACAAACTACGCATGAACCCCATGAAATGTGCCTTCGGGGTGTTTGCTGGGAAATTCCTCAGGTTCCTAGTACACCATAAAGGCATAAGTGTGGATCCAACAAAAGTCATGGCCATTACCACAATAAAGAGGCCTACAACG TACGACATAGGCATCAGGACCCCCAGGGCTGTCAAAAGTCAAGCCATAGCAAACTTGCTAGCCCAGTTCCCCGGGAGTAAGGAATGTTCACTAAGTGAAGAGATCCCTAGGGAGGTGGCAGTGATAGAGCTCCCAGGGAAGAAGTGGACAATGAGGTTTGATAGGTCAGCAACGGCAACCTTAAATGGACTGGGAATTGTATTCAGTTGTGAAGATGGGGACACCCTACCCCTATCCTTCAAACTTGGGTTCCCCTGCTCAAATAACGCCGTTGAATACAAGGCATACCTGACCGGGCTAACCATAGCACTCGCTATAGGAGTAAAGCACATAAGGGTTTTAGGAGACTCCAATCTTGTAGTCTCTCAGGTAAAAGGTGATTTTGCATTAAGAGAACAGAGCTTGGCAACCTACAAGACCTGGGCGCAAAGGCTAGAGCAGAAGTTTCAAACCTTTAGCATCAAGTACACCCAAAGGAGTGAAAGCAGGTTCGCTGATGCACTGGCCACTTTGGGATCCCAAATGTCTATTAAAGGGAAGAACACCTTGATAAGGGTAAGTAGGCAAGAACACTCCATCATAGAAGTCCTCCAAAGGATGTTCTCTGAGGAACTGGAGCAGCAAGATTGGAAAAATGAGgttaaagagaaaataaaagggtCAGGATGTGAAGGGAGTATCAAAGAGCTAAAAGACTACACTATGATAGAAGGGGAACTATACAGGAGACTGCTTAGAGGGATCCTATCCAAGTGCATCGATGAAAAAGAAGGAAGGGTGAGATTAGAAGAACTACACAGCGAAACTTGTGGGGTTGCAGAAAAGATTAGTCTATACAGAATAATGCAATGCATGGGGTACTACTGGCCAAATATGAACAAGGAAGCAGCAACCATACAGAAGAAGTGCCAAAGATGCCTACCCTCGATGGACAAGGAAAAGAGTTATGTTGTGTTCGTTACAGAAGATTGGAGGACTCCATTCATGGAATACTTGGCTCAGGGGATCCTACCAACTGACAGGACATTAGCCCACCAGCTCAAGAAACTTGTAGTCAGATATTTTCTACAGAATGGGATTTTATTCAATAAGGGGTACAGTGGGGACCCCTTGAGATACCTAGGACCAAAGGAAGCCAGAGAAGTAGTCAGAGAAGTCCATTCTGGTGATTATGAGGGTCACctaggaaaaagaaaactttacaA GAGCTCTGTAAAAACAGCCACAGGATTCTCACCATTCTCCCTAGTCTATGGGACAGAAGCCATTAGTCCTGTGGAGTTATTTGTCCCTACACCAAGAGTAGTACTTGAAGAAAACCAGGGGGACACCGAGGACACAAGCAATGAAAAGAGATTGGCAAATCTGGAAGggatagagaaagaaagagaactGGCTAGGAGGAGAAGCCAGAGATACCAGCAAAGGATGACAAGGGTGTATGCGCAGGCAGTATGCCCAAGGGCTTTCACTGAAAGGTAG